A region from the Leptospirillum ferriphilum ML-04 genome encodes:
- a CDS encoding DEAD/DEAH box helicase, translated as MNVFEFRQKIVEDYERFTRSFCQIQATDISEFADNAYGDERFWPDPLIQLNPNFVSDCTVDDLVKKGTLHPLCGSIFRIGKSEKHQGRSLPLYKHQEESLASAHAGKSYVVSTGTGSGKSLAYFIPIIDAILKGRETHSAKKISAVVVYPMNALCNSQMEELEKYLFLGFPPGKEPVTFKRYTGQERGEERRAISENPPDILLTNYMMLEYLMLHHEQEDLAIISALNGLRFLVLDELHTYRGRQGADVAMLVRRVRERFNPNLQMIGTSATMASEGSHRKKTQDVSEVASRLFGVSVTPDHVFSETLKPRTDLSKPVDVEALRCFIKNSNPDNMDYKEMLESPLARWIEEAMGLSRENPEERWVRAKPMSLKSAAQRLSQDIGESVDLCQKTLKTFLLRSFNVVDEEGRPLFAFRLHQFLSGAGTVFTTLEPEGKRYLTLEGQQYVPGEDRSRALFGVVFCRSCGQEYLPIQLISSGNGVQEIRPRELGTKLGEGEDTSIGYFMPDPNLIWNPDNIEEAFPSHWLDPNMTVKVSFRDKIPQRVSVDTLGKLCHNPSEGLSGWIIPGVFRFCLNRSKCEASFEGNVKEHSKLTTLSSEGRSSATSVLVLSSLRYMREETDLPPQAKKILAFTDNRQDAALQAGHFNDLIQTLLIRSGLLGALQISPTRSLLEENLPSSVFPVLGLDPPDFMVNPQAQHLARQEAERTMREVLGYRLMVDLKRGWKINNPNLEQLELVTVEIRSLKECCQDESLWQGTHPLLENLSSEQRMEFAKKVLERMRRELCIKSVLLDPTYQDQLRSRSFHHLKDPWGISTEERLMASRYMKLGTREDSNYFYFSVRSQVGRELRRRYGGGVSQDQFMSVLEGLMKGLAQAGIVVQEGVDQGIGYRINGMALEWKMVSNPSGSYNTFFHDLYLNIATILSSKKRTFHGIEGREHTAQVNHEDREIREERFREATLPVLFCSPTMELGVDIAQLNAVYLRNVPPTPANYAQRSGRSGRSGQPSIVITYCSIQSPHDQYFFRNSEKMVAGVVTPPLLDLSNEELILNHLHSIWLAESGQRLEPTILSNLDGNHPDLPLRSDLRVSMNRDGVFRETMKRSEWILETLKEDLIPEKAPWFSPDWLERVVRGSFSAFDRSFERWRTLFKATKSQMDRSHAIMTNSSASQRERDMARDRYNEANNQMELLRAGSDILNSDFYTYRYLANQSFLPGYNFPRLPLLAYIPGKREGTGRNTFLSRPRFLALSEFGPNSLIYHEGSHYRVNKVILGFRDNEGSAPSATLPMMTARLCPMCGYGHFGEESSLDHCADCGAALSSGRFLTNLYRIENVSSRRQERITSDEEERQRQGFELITTYHYSGSHGLPDTLGEVKDEAGTLLFLKFGHSATVSRLNLGRKKRKTTVWGFMINRRSGQWGKDSDEVSLEDTSKEEDVSSEFVRIVPYVDDRKNILCMTPQSEFLKEFGEIRITTLMYALKRGIESFFQLEEVELAAEPLPSDSDRRQILFYESAEGGAGVLQRVITDTKALQNVARAALDMIHCHPDGIDKDDSLSKECEAGCYRCLLSYYNQLDHPLIDRKDPEVINLLVRLSGATLEIGTQGRTSESQWEELYRMAESTLEKAWLEALRENGFFLPDKAQLYLEEFKTRPDFYYERTQSAIYVDGPHHESPHRTMADNILTEILENAGFTVIRFPKEKELWTGIFKKFPDVFGTGRS; from the coding sequence ATGAATGTTTTTGAGTTCAGGCAAAAAATTGTTGAGGATTATGAACGATTCACAAGAAGCTTCTGCCAAATCCAGGCAACGGATATCTCAGAGTTTGCGGATAATGCCTATGGAGATGAGAGATTCTGGCCAGATCCACTGATTCAACTGAACCCAAACTTTGTTTCAGATTGTACCGTTGATGATCTTGTCAAGAAGGGCACTCTTCATCCTCTTTGCGGGAGCATCTTTCGGATCGGTAAATCAGAAAAGCATCAAGGCCGCTCTCTTCCTCTCTATAAACATCAGGAGGAGTCCCTTGCCTCGGCGCACGCGGGGAAGAGTTATGTCGTGTCGACAGGAACCGGTTCAGGGAAGTCTCTCGCCTATTTTATTCCGATCATTGATGCGATTCTAAAAGGTCGAGAGACGCATTCCGCTAAAAAAATATCGGCGGTTGTCGTCTATCCTATGAATGCCCTTTGCAACAGTCAGATGGAGGAGCTGGAAAAGTATCTTTTTTTAGGATTCCCCCCCGGGAAAGAGCCCGTCACTTTCAAGCGTTACACCGGACAGGAAAGAGGGGAAGAGCGACGCGCTATTTCTGAAAATCCTCCCGATATTCTGCTTACGAACTACATGATGCTCGAATATCTCATGCTCCACCACGAACAGGAAGACTTGGCTATTATCAGCGCCCTCAATGGTCTGCGGTTTCTTGTCTTAGATGAGCTCCATACCTATCGAGGCCGACAGGGAGCGGATGTTGCGATGCTGGTTCGGCGGGTTCGAGAGCGTTTTAACCCTAATCTTCAGATGATTGGAACCTCTGCGACCATGGCGAGCGAGGGATCCCATCGGAAAAAAACCCAAGATGTTTCGGAGGTGGCGTCACGTCTCTTTGGCGTATCTGTTACCCCTGATCACGTTTTTTCTGAAACTCTCAAACCACGAACGGATCTCTCGAAGCCCGTGGATGTAGAGGCCCTCAGATGTTTTATTAAAAATTCCAATCCTGACAATATGGATTATAAGGAGATGCTTGAATCTCCCCTGGCTCGTTGGATTGAAGAAGCGATGGGGTTGTCTCGGGAAAATCCGGAAGAACGATGGGTCCGGGCCAAACCCATGAGCTTAAAGAGTGCGGCACAACGCTTATCGCAAGATATTGGCGAGAGTGTCGATCTTTGCCAAAAAACATTAAAGACCTTTCTCCTTCGTTCCTTTAATGTCGTCGATGAAGAGGGAAGACCCCTTTTTGCCTTTCGCCTGCACCAGTTTTTATCGGGTGCGGGGACCGTCTTCACGACACTTGAGCCGGAAGGTAAACGTTATTTGACCCTTGAGGGGCAACAATATGTTCCGGGGGAAGACCGAAGCCGTGCTCTTTTTGGAGTTGTTTTTTGCCGTAGTTGTGGGCAGGAATACCTTCCCATCCAACTGATTTCTTCGGGAAATGGAGTTCAAGAAATACGACCAAGAGAATTGGGGACAAAGTTGGGTGAGGGAGAAGACACATCCATCGGCTATTTCATGCCAGACCCGAACTTAATTTGGAATCCAGATAATATCGAAGAGGCCTTTCCAAGCCACTGGCTGGATCCCAATATGACCGTCAAAGTAAGCTTTCGGGATAAAATTCCGCAAAGGGTCTCGGTGGACACATTGGGAAAGCTTTGTCATAACCCAAGCGAAGGTCTCTCTGGCTGGATCATTCCGGGGGTATTTCGGTTTTGTCTGAACCGCTCAAAATGTGAGGCTTCTTTTGAGGGGAACGTAAAAGAGCATTCAAAGCTCACGACACTCTCCTCTGAAGGACGAAGTTCAGCCACGAGTGTTTTGGTTCTCTCATCCCTTCGCTATATGAGGGAAGAGACAGACCTCCCTCCCCAAGCCAAAAAGATCTTGGCTTTTACCGATAATCGCCAGGACGCCGCTCTTCAGGCCGGGCACTTCAATGATCTGATCCAGACGCTTCTCATTCGAAGCGGTCTTCTGGGAGCGCTCCAGATTTCCCCAACCCGGTCCTTACTGGAAGAGAATCTTCCATCCAGTGTTTTCCCAGTCCTGGGTCTCGATCCCCCGGACTTTATGGTTAACCCTCAAGCCCAGCATCTTGCCCGACAAGAAGCCGAAAGGACCATGAGAGAGGTCCTGGGATATCGATTGATGGTTGATCTCAAGCGGGGTTGGAAGATTAATAATCCCAACCTGGAACAACTTGAACTGGTTACCGTTGAGATTCGATCACTCAAAGAATGTTGTCAGGATGAGTCCCTTTGGCAAGGGACCCATCCTCTGCTGGAAAATCTTTCATCAGAGCAGAGGATGGAATTTGCCAAGAAAGTTCTTGAACGGATGCGGCGAGAGCTCTGCATTAAATCCGTTCTCCTCGATCCGACTTATCAGGATCAGTTGAGATCAAGAAGCTTTCATCATTTAAAAGATCCCTGGGGAATTTCGACCGAAGAAAGATTGATGGCGAGTCGATATATGAAATTGGGGACCCGGGAGGACTCGAATTATTTTTATTTTTCCGTTCGATCTCAGGTTGGACGAGAGTTGCGACGAAGGTATGGCGGGGGAGTTTCGCAAGACCAATTCATGAGCGTCCTTGAAGGACTGATGAAGGGTCTTGCCCAAGCAGGAATCGTTGTACAGGAAGGCGTGGACCAGGGGATTGGCTATCGGATCAATGGCATGGCCCTTGAGTGGAAGATGGTTTCGAATCCTTCAGGGTCATATAACACCTTTTTTCATGATCTTTATCTCAACATCGCCACGATCCTTTCTTCGAAAAAACGGACATTCCACGGTATTGAAGGACGAGAGCACACGGCCCAGGTGAACCATGAGGACCGAGAAATCAGAGAGGAGCGTTTCAGGGAAGCCACGCTTCCGGTTCTTTTTTGCTCTCCGACAATGGAGTTAGGTGTCGATATTGCCCAACTGAATGCCGTGTACCTTCGCAATGTTCCTCCGACCCCCGCAAATTATGCACAAAGAAGTGGTCGCTCAGGCCGAAGTGGCCAGCCCTCCATTGTCATCACCTATTGTTCCATTCAAAGTCCTCATGATCAGTATTTCTTCAGGAATTCTGAAAAAATGGTGGCCGGAGTGGTGACGCCCCCCCTTCTTGATCTTAGTAATGAAGAATTGATCCTGAATCATCTTCATTCCATATGGCTGGCAGAATCAGGACAGCGTCTTGAACCCACCATTCTTTCCAATCTGGATGGAAATCACCCTGATCTTCCTTTGCGCTCTGATCTCAGAGTCTCGATGAACCGGGATGGTGTTTTTAGGGAAACGATGAAAAGGTCGGAGTGGATTCTCGAGACCCTCAAAGAGGATCTCATTCCCGAAAAAGCGCCATGGTTTTCTCCGGATTGGTTGGAGCGGGTTGTTCGTGGGTCTTTTTCCGCCTTTGATCGCTCTTTCGAACGTTGGCGGACCTTATTTAAGGCGACTAAAAGTCAGATGGACCGAAGCCACGCCATCATGACGAACTCGTCTGCCTCCCAACGCGAACGAGATATGGCGCGTGATCGGTATAACGAAGCCAATAATCAGATGGAGCTCTTAAGAGCAGGAAGCGATATTTTAAACTCCGACTTTTACACCTATCGCTACCTTGCCAATCAGAGCTTTCTCCCCGGATACAATTTTCCCCGTCTTCCGCTTCTTGCGTATATCCCTGGAAAGAGAGAAGGAACCGGTCGAAATACCTTCCTCTCCCGTCCCCGTTTTTTGGCACTGTCTGAATTCGGACCGAATAGCCTGATTTATCACGAAGGATCCCATTACAGGGTCAACAAGGTCATTCTGGGATTTCGCGATAATGAAGGGAGTGCTCCAAGTGCGACGCTTCCGATGATGACGGCTCGTCTCTGTCCTATGTGCGGCTATGGTCATTTTGGTGAAGAGTCCAGTCTCGACCATTGTGCAGACTGCGGAGCAGCGCTTTCATCCGGACGTTTTTTGACAAACCTTTACCGGATCGAAAATGTCAGTTCGCGCCGTCAAGAGCGGATTACGTCGGATGAGGAAGAACGGCAACGCCAAGGGTTTGAACTGATCACAACCTATCACTACTCCGGATCCCATGGTCTCCCCGATACATTGGGAGAAGTGAAAGATGAAGCTGGGACCCTGCTTTTTCTTAAATTTGGTCATTCGGCGACCGTGTCTCGGCTTAATCTTGGTCGAAAAAAAAGAAAAACGACAGTCTGGGGATTTATGATTAATCGTCGCTCGGGGCAATGGGGGAAGGATAGTGACGAAGTCTCCCTAGAAGATACTTCAAAAGAAGAGGATGTCTCGTCAGAATTCGTAAGGATCGTTCCCTATGTTGATGACCGAAAAAATATCCTTTGTATGACTCCCCAGTCCGAATTTCTCAAGGAGTTCGGTGAAATTCGAATTACTACACTGATGTATGCGTTGAAGCGAGGGATCGAATCGTTCTTTCAACTTGAAGAGGTAGAACTCGCCGCTGAGCCTCTGCCGAGTGACAGTGATCGCCGTCAGATTCTTTTTTATGAATCAGCGGAAGGAGGAGCAGGTGTTCTCCAAAGAGTTATAACCGATACAAAAGCGTTGCAGAATGTGGCCCGTGCAGCGCTCGATATGATTCATTGTCATCCGGACGGAATCGACAAGGATGACAGTCTTTCGAAAGAATGCGAGGCGGGATGCTACCGATGTCTTTTGTCCTACTATAACCAGCTTGATCATCCCCTCATTGATCGCAAGGATCCGGAAGTCATTAATCTGCTCGTTCGTCTCTCGGGGGCCACTCTTGAGATCGGAACCCAAGGGAGAACATCGGAAAGCCAGTGGGAAGAATTATATCGAATGGCAGAAAGCACGCTTGAGAAGGCATGGCTTGAGGCTCTTAGGGAAAATGGTTTCTTTCTACCGGACAAGGCTCAGCTTTACCTGGAAGAATTTAAGACCCGGCCTGATTTTTATTATGAAAGAACGCAATCTGCCATCTATGTCGATGGGCCACATCACGAATCTCCTCACAGAACGATGGCGGACAACATCCTCACTGAAATCCTAGAAAATGCAGGGTTTACTGTCATTCGGTTTCCGAAAGAGAAAGAACTCTGGACGGGAATTTTTAAAAAATTTCCCGATGTCTTTGGTACTGGTCGATCATAA
- a CDS encoding DUF262 domain-containing protein yields MEGAYEKAIPIKEAINAIDNRQYLLPAIQRKFTWSSAKICALFDSIMQGYPINTFMFWEVTAPNIKKDYKFYEFLTNYCEYFEEKNPEFNVAGRGDFNAIIDGQQRLTSFYIGLKGTYAQKLPRKHWPKRKDDAIFPPKKLYLDLQEETEDTFEEEMMEFGFKFLTEKEIKSDLSTTQKRWFLVGEVLSFEDHESEETLRDYVKEQLVSMGYLNTDYSISVVTALYKKICREPLIHYYKETSQAMDRVLNVFLRTNHGGVPLSFSDLLFSIAVSSWKKDARKKIDDLVDWVRHEGFSIDRDFVLKVSLMLTDGEIKFRVQNFSGDRVQKIESEWEKIDGCLRETFILVSSFGLNDSSLRSKNAVIPIAYFLYKDQKYKMINAKDGHDPLRKPIQKWLNMVLLKGTFGSQGDYLLSNLRKVLKDSPEKAFPLQKILKLSREEWYRDMRFDRPFIEDLLKTQKDDPACRSILSLLYPDLDFTRAFDIDHLHPSDHFNEKKLQEFFLKNQINTPLDEAFYRNKENWNGLANLQLLNESSNRSKNDTDLESWFSSKTGLTRKEALIPEEVSLSFSYFKEFILARRELLAQRLASLVQDELL; encoded by the coding sequence ATGGAAGGTGCTTATGAGAAGGCGATTCCCATCAAAGAGGCTATCAATGCGATCGACAACAGACAGTACCTTCTTCCGGCAATCCAGAGAAAGTTCACATGGAGCAGCGCGAAGATATGTGCACTTTTTGATTCGATCATGCAAGGGTACCCCATCAATACCTTCATGTTTTGGGAGGTCACGGCTCCAAACATCAAAAAAGACTATAAATTTTACGAATTTCTGACGAATTACTGTGAATATTTTGAGGAGAAAAATCCTGAGTTCAATGTGGCAGGGAGGGGAGATTTCAATGCCATTATCGATGGTCAACAACGCTTGACCTCCTTCTATATCGGACTCAAGGGCACCTACGCCCAAAAACTTCCACGAAAACATTGGCCTAAAAGAAAAGATGACGCCATTTTTCCCCCGAAGAAGCTGTATCTCGATCTCCAGGAAGAGACCGAGGATACTTTTGAAGAGGAAATGATGGAGTTTGGGTTTAAATTTTTGACGGAGAAGGAAATTAAAAGTGACCTCAGCACAACACAAAAGCGATGGTTTTTGGTGGGGGAGGTCCTTTCATTTGAAGATCATGAATCGGAGGAGACGCTCCGAGATTATGTCAAAGAGCAACTCGTGTCGATGGGCTATCTGAATACCGACTACTCGATATCTGTCGTTACGGCCCTTTACAAGAAAATCTGTCGTGAGCCCCTTATTCACTACTACAAAGAGACCAGTCAGGCCATGGACCGAGTTCTCAATGTTTTCCTTCGGACTAATCATGGGGGTGTTCCCTTATCGTTTTCGGACCTTTTGTTTTCTATCGCTGTCTCTTCTTGGAAAAAAGATGCCCGCAAGAAGATCGATGATCTGGTGGACTGGGTTCGTCATGAGGGATTTTCAATCGACCGGGATTTCGTTCTCAAGGTTTCGCTCATGCTGACCGATGGAGAGATCAAATTTCGGGTTCAGAACTTCTCCGGGGATCGGGTTCAGAAGATCGAATCAGAGTGGGAGAAAATCGATGGCTGCCTTCGGGAGACCTTTATCCTTGTCAGCTCCTTTGGGTTGAATGACTCTTCGCTTCGATCCAAGAATGCCGTCATCCCTATCGCTTATTTCCTGTATAAAGACCAAAAGTACAAGATGATCAATGCTAAGGATGGGCATGATCCTCTCCGGAAACCAATTCAGAAGTGGCTGAATATGGTTTTGTTGAAAGGAACCTTTGGAAGTCAGGGGGATTATTTATTATCCAATCTGAGAAAAGTGTTGAAGGATTCGCCTGAAAAGGCCTTTCCCCTTCAGAAAATCCTTAAGTTATCCCGAGAGGAGTGGTATAGGGATATGCGATTCGATCGGCCGTTTATCGAGGATTTGCTTAAAACCCAAAAGGATGACCCGGCCTGTCGTTCCATTTTGTCGCTTCTCTATCCGGACCTCGATTTTACAAGGGCGTTTGATATCGATCACCTTCACCCTTCGGACCACTTCAATGAGAAAAAACTGCAAGAGTTCTTTTTAAAAAACCAAATCAATACTCCGCTTGATGAAGCATTTTATCGCAACAAGGAAAATTGGAATGGGCTTGCCAATCTCCAGCTACTTAACGAATCCAGTAACCGCTCAAAAAACGATACCGACCTTGAAAGCTGGTTTTCATCCAAAACAGGTCTCACCCGGAAAGAAGCCCTTATTCCTGAAGAAGTGAGTTTGTCCTTTTCCTATTTCAAGGAGTTTATTTTGGCAAGGAGGGAACTCCTTGCGCAAAGACTTGCCTCTCTTGTCCAAGATGAGCTTCTATAG
- a CDS encoding helicase-related protein, which yields MEKTLIPGTLVHLRGRDWTVLPDSRANVLRLRPLGGSEEDASLIYLPLEKEKPAPAQFQPPDPNQSGSQDSTLLLRDAMRLKLRAGAGPFRSIGNLGFEPRAYQLVPLLMALKLDPVRLLIADDVGVGKTIEAGLIARELLDRGDIQRLSVICPPHLCDQWEEELRTKFFLQATVVQSRTAPRLERGLPADRSLFEEYPITIVSLDYIKSEKRLSEFSRACPEFVIVEEAHTCVRSGGGVRHQRYKLLHTLYENPDRHLVFLTATPHSGDEEAFYHLLGLLNPQFEALRDATERERENLRDQLSRHFVQRRRPDIDEWKDSTVFPDRQSRELTYTMTGEWKTFFDRILTYARTLVEDPSSPGTLGKRLNWWAALALLRCASSSPEAAAMALSTRLEVDRSPEMSSEESIELFGRNTILDGDDSETILSDDDRVPGSQTAPNPEIEDLIQRAIDLRGPKKDPKLSALLPEIQKLLQEGFHPVIFCRYIATAHYLAEYLKEELGKGVSLDAITGELSPEEREERITELGEKSQGSRILVATDCLSEGINLQRYFDAVIHYDLSWNPTRHEQREGRVDRFGQPKPSVRVILYYGANNPVDGAVLKVILRKANQIRKELGVSVPFPTDSDKILKAVMEAAFFKSPERPKYVQGRLMFKDDPLEEMIRKTEDAWESARENASKLHTIFAQQRLRPADVLPEWDRTRRILGDHEDVHRFVSQAALRLQVPLKENGDEFRWEVEALPPVLRDSFREIGIGKELKGSFKPGISENFLHRAHPVITILADYLSEMALSGDSGGLVSRSGAIFTREVTQRTILLLLRFRNQIFNRRKGRTHTLLAEEVQIAGVKGSEPPVLLSPEESALLLQVSSSRNLDPEQRRRLVTEALARLHEWETSLREIAEVRARELSKDHQRVLEASRVRSGEYEVHPSLPPDVIGLTILMPDRSGGER from the coding sequence TTGGAAAAGACCCTGATCCCGGGAACGTTGGTGCACCTTCGGGGACGCGATTGGACGGTTCTTCCTGACTCACGTGCCAATGTCCTGCGACTTCGTCCTTTGGGAGGAAGTGAAGAAGATGCCTCTCTGATCTATCTTCCCCTTGAAAAAGAGAAGCCCGCCCCTGCGCAGTTTCAACCCCCGGATCCGAATCAATCTGGAAGCCAGGACTCGACGCTTCTTCTCCGGGACGCCATGCGCCTTAAGCTCCGGGCAGGAGCAGGGCCCTTTCGGAGTATCGGGAATTTAGGGTTTGAGCCCCGGGCCTACCAGCTGGTGCCTCTTCTGATGGCCCTCAAACTCGATCCCGTTCGGCTTCTTATTGCCGATGATGTGGGGGTGGGGAAAACGATAGAGGCCGGTTTGATAGCGCGGGAGCTTCTTGATCGGGGAGACATCCAGCGTCTTTCCGTTATTTGTCCGCCACATCTTTGTGACCAATGGGAAGAGGAACTCCGGACGAAGTTTTTTCTTCAGGCAACGGTGGTCCAATCGCGAACTGCGCCCCGCCTTGAGCGAGGTTTGCCAGCCGATCGATCCCTCTTTGAAGAATATCCGATCACCATTGTCAGTCTGGACTACATCAAATCGGAGAAACGTCTGAGCGAGTTCTCACGAGCCTGTCCAGAGTTTGTGATCGTGGAAGAGGCCCATACCTGCGTCCGATCCGGAGGGGGGGTTCGCCATCAGAGATACAAACTTCTCCATACACTTTATGAAAATCCTGATCGCCACCTGGTTTTTTTGACAGCCACCCCCCATAGCGGAGACGAGGAGGCTTTTTATCATCTCTTGGGACTCTTAAATCCACAATTTGAAGCTCTTCGGGATGCCACAGAGCGGGAAAGGGAAAACCTTCGTGATCAACTGTCGAGGCACTTTGTCCAGAGACGTCGTCCGGATATCGACGAATGGAAAGATTCAACGGTTTTTCCGGATCGCCAATCCCGTGAGCTGACCTACACGATGACGGGTGAGTGGAAGACATTCTTCGACCGGATCCTCACGTATGCCCGGACTCTGGTCGAAGATCCCTCCTCCCCCGGAACTCTCGGAAAACGTCTGAACTGGTGGGCGGCCCTCGCCCTGCTTCGATGTGCCAGTTCAAGCCCGGAAGCTGCGGCCATGGCCCTCTCAACCCGACTCGAGGTGGATCGCTCCCCGGAGATGAGTTCGGAAGAGTCCATCGAACTATTCGGACGAAATACGATCCTCGACGGCGATGACTCCGAGACCATCCTGTCCGATGACGATCGCGTTCCCGGTTCCCAAACGGCCCCGAATCCAGAGATTGAGGACCTGATTCAGCGGGCGATAGATCTCCGGGGCCCCAAAAAGGATCCAAAGCTTTCCGCCCTTCTTCCGGAAATTCAAAAGCTTCTCCAGGAAGGGTTTCATCCGGTTATTTTCTGCCGCTATATTGCGACCGCCCATTACCTGGCCGAATACCTCAAGGAGGAATTGGGAAAAGGTGTCTCTTTGGACGCGATCACCGGGGAACTCTCTCCCGAGGAGCGGGAAGAGCGAATCACGGAGCTGGGGGAAAAGTCACAGGGTTCACGGATTCTTGTGGCCACGGATTGTTTGTCGGAGGGAATCAACCTTCAGCGGTATTTTGATGCGGTGATTCATTACGATCTTTCCTGGAATCCCACGCGGCACGAACAGCGGGAAGGGCGTGTCGACCGTTTCGGACAACCCAAGCCCTCCGTTCGGGTCATTCTTTACTACGGAGCCAACAATCCGGTCGATGGCGCCGTTCTCAAGGTAATTCTCCGGAAGGCCAATCAGATTCGCAAAGAACTGGGGGTCAGCGTCCCCTTTCCCACCGACTCGGACAAGATTCTCAAGGCGGTTATGGAGGCGGCCTTTTTTAAATCCCCCGAACGACCAAAGTATGTTCAGGGACGCCTTATGTTCAAGGACGATCCTCTCGAAGAGATGATCCGGAAGACGGAAGACGCATGGGAAAGTGCCCGTGAGAACGCGTCGAAACTTCATACGATCTTTGCTCAACAGCGACTTCGTCCTGCCGATGTTCTCCCCGAGTGGGACCGGACCCGGCGGATCCTGGGAGATCATGAGGACGTTCATCGATTTGTCTCCCAGGCGGCTCTTCGGCTTCAAGTCCCTTTAAAGGAAAACGGCGACGAATTTCGTTGGGAAGTGGAGGCCCTTCCCCCCGTTCTTCGGGACTCCTTCCGAGAGATTGGCATCGGAAAAGAACTCAAGGGGAGTTTTAAACCGGGAATATCGGAAAACTTTCTCCATCGAGCCCACCCCGTCATCACCATTCTGGCCGATTATCTCTCTGAAATGGCTTTGTCGGGAGACTCCGGGGGGCTTGTGTCCCGCTCCGGGGCCATTTTTACCCGAGAGGTCACGCAACGAACGATCCTCTTGCTTCTTCGGTTTCGAAACCAGATTTTTAATCGTCGGAAGGGACGGACCCACACCCTTTTGGCCGAAGAGGTTCAGATTGCAGGGGTGAAAGGAAGCGAACCTCCCGTCCTTCTCTCCCCCGAGGAAAGCGCTCTGTTATTACAAGTCTCTTCTTCTCGAAATTTGGATCCGGAACAACGAAGACGCCTCGTGACAGAGGCTCTTGCCCGTCTTCACGAGTGGGAGACAAGCCTTCGAGAGATTGCGGAGGTTCGAGCCAGGGAGCTTTCCAAAGACCATCAGCGGGTTCTGGAGGCCAGTCGGGTGAGGAGTGGCGAGTATGAAGTTCATCCCTCTCTCCCACCGGATGTCATCGGCCTGACCATTCTGATGCCCGATCGATCGGGAGGTGAGCGATGA